The Brassica napus cultivar Da-Ae chromosome C7, Da-Ae, whole genome shotgun sequence genome has a segment encoding these proteins:
- the LOC106409404 gene encoding putative 57 kDa heat shock protein produces MVIILCANPFPHSSQGFYATNNPFQTSGPKGRIESKMIGNNRIFMRIDLPGVEQGNVTVTIDDSKRGVLIKAEEQSRNKNVSSLRSYETHVTLGYHCSEISTIDNPQVTDGVLRLFISTTHLNIYGVPCSADEDIHGRLVLDEPDDPNMAYEYGTLPDGSAYLRLDMPGVPKDDFTTDVVDKGSVKVTGHAPAVSHDSSGRSYSADAGMLCDPGVRISYLDDELERYAENGVMRLIIRDPSSLIP; encoded by the exons ATGGTGATCATCCTCTGTGCAAATCCTTTCCCCCACTCTAGCC AAGGGTTTTACGCTACCAACAACCCGTTTCAGACAAGTGGGCCAAAAGGACGCATCGAAAGCAAGATGATTGGGAACAATAGAATATTCATGAGGATTGATTTACCGGGGGTTGAACAAGGAAACGTTACTGTTACCATTGACGACTCAAAGAGAGGTGTGCTTATCAAAGCCGAGGAGCAAAGTCGCAACAAAAATGTCTCCTCCCTACGCAGCTACGAAACCCACGTCACTCTCGGCTACCATTGCAGCGAGATATCTACCATCGACAACCCTCAAGTAACCGACGGGGTTCTCAGGCTATTCATCTCCACGACCCACCTTAACATCTACGGGGTTCCATGCTCTGCCGATGAAG ATATCCACGGCCGCCTTGTCCTTGACGAACCCGAtg ATCCAAATATGGCTTATGAGTACGGGACGCTCCCTGATGGCAGCGCATACTTGCGTTTAGACATGCCTGGCGTTCCCAAAGATGACTTCACTACCGACGTCGTCGACAAGGGGAGCGTAAAAGTGACTGGTCACGCTCCTGCCGTTAGCCACGACTCAAGTGGTCGGTCTTACTCTGCTGACGCGGGTATGCTCTGCGATCCTGGCGTCAGAATTTCCTATCTTGATGATGAGCTGGAGCGCTACGCGGAGAACGGTGTGATGCGCCTCATCATCCGTGATCCGTCCAGCTTGATTCCATGA
- the LOC106409100 gene encoding cilia- and flagella-associated protein 251-like, whose product MDSSVFRWAREKLEKEHRESKESGKLKLEREKKDKDAAERQRRAVEASQRAKRLEAIEAQMMKVEEPRKRGGYIIQPIPPWILKRTNMPPQDEEEVFRWDDDEEEGAEWEVGEAPGTGKFTWNDDEEEEEEKEEERRQRQRLRLLAKRRKANGSTKR is encoded by the exons atggattcGTCCGTGTTTAGATGGGCGAGGGAGAAGCTGGAGAAGGAACACAGAGAGAGCAAGGAAAGTGGGAAGCTGAAACTGGAACGAGAGAAGAAAGACAAGGATGCTGCGGAAAGGCAACGCCGAGCCGTTGAAGCTTCTCAAAGAGCCAAAAGGCTTGAAGCCATTGAAGCCCAGATGATGAAG GTTGAGGAACCTAGAAAACGTGGAGGTTATATTATACAACCCATACCTCCATGGATATTGAAGAGGACTAATATGCCGCCACAAGACGAGGAGGAGGTTTTTAGAtgggatgatgatgaagaagaaggtgcTGAGTGGGAAGTAGGAGAGGCTCCTGGTACAG GAAAGTTTACTTggaatgatgatgaagaagaagaagaagaaaaggaagaagaaagacgaCAACGACAACGACTGCGACTGTTGGCAAAAAGACGGAAAGCTAATGGATCAACCAAACGATGA
- the LOC106406973 gene encoding SNF1-related protein kinase regulatory subunit beta-2 isoform X2 gives MGNVNAREEEEEEEEEEEANSNNHHNDNDNDAANRSHQASDFTPSEQLMGGHHHHQSPPHSPRATQSPLMFAPQVPVIPLQRPDEIHIPNPSWMMQSPYEEASNEQGIPTMITWCHGGKEISVEGSWDNWKSSRLQRSGKDFTIMKVLPSGVYEYRFIVDGQWMHAPELPFARDDAGNTFNLLDLQDYVPEDIQSISGFEPPQSPEASYSSLLLGAEDYSKEPPLVPPHLQMTLLNLPPANPDVPSPLPRPQHVVLNHLYMQKGKSGPSVVALGSTNRFLAKYVTVVLYKSLQR, from the exons atGGGAAACGTGAACgcgagagaagaagaagaagaagaagaagaagaagaagaagccaataGTAACAACCACCACAACGACAACGACAACGACGCTGCGAATCGCTCTCATCAAGCTTCCGACTTTACACCCTCCGAGCAGCTCATGGGTGGTCATCATCACCACCAATCTCCTCCTCACAGCCCTCGCGCCACTCAATCTCCCCTCATGTTCGCTCCTCAg gttccgGTGATTCCTCTCCAAAGACCAGACGAAATCCACATCCCTAACCCTTCCTGGATGATGCAATCGCCTTACGAAGAGGCTTCCAACGAGCAAGGCATCCCCACCATGATCACTTGGTGCCACGGTGGTAAAGAGATCTCTGTTGAGGGATCTTGGGATAATTGGAAGTCAAG TCGGCTGCAGAGATCTGGAAAAGACTTCACAATAATGAAAGTGCTTCCCTCAGGTGTCTATGAGTACAGGTTCATCGTCGATGGACAGTGGATGCACGCCCCTGAGCTCCCTTTTGCTCGTGATGACGCTGGCAACACTTTCAAccttttggacctccag GACTATGTTCCTGAAGACATTCAAAGCATATCCGGGTTCGAGCCTCCGCAATCTCCAGAGGCTAGCTACAGCAGCTTGCTTCTGGGAGCTGAGGATTATTCCAAAGAGCCGCCTTTGGTTCCACCGCATTTGCAGATGACTCTGCTGAACTTGCCGCCGGCCAACCCTGACGTGCCGTCGCCGCTGCCGAGGCCTCAGCATGTGGTTCTCAATCATCTTTACatgcagaaggggaaaagcggtCCTTCTGTTGTTGCGCTTGGTTCCACTAACCGCTTTTTAGCAAAGTATGTAACTGTGGTGCTCTACAAGTCCCTCCAGAGGTGA
- the LOC106406973 gene encoding SNF1-related protein kinase regulatory subunit beta-2 isoform X1, which produces MGNVNAREEEEEEEEEEEANSNNHHNDNDNDAANRSHQASDFTPSEQLMGGHHHHQSPPHSPRATQSPLMFAPQVPVIPLQRPDEIHIPNPSWMMQSPYEEASNEQGIPTMITWCHGGKEISVEGSWDNWKSRSRLQRSGKDFTIMKVLPSGVYEYRFIVDGQWMHAPELPFARDDAGNTFNLLDLQDYVPEDIQSISGFEPPQSPEASYSSLLLGAEDYSKEPPLVPPHLQMTLLNLPPANPDVPSPLPRPQHVVLNHLYMQKGKSGPSVVALGSTNRFLAKYVTVVLYKSLQR; this is translated from the exons atGGGAAACGTGAACgcgagagaagaagaagaagaagaagaagaagaagaagaagccaataGTAACAACCACCACAACGACAACGACAACGACGCTGCGAATCGCTCTCATCAAGCTTCCGACTTTACACCCTCCGAGCAGCTCATGGGTGGTCATCATCACCACCAATCTCCTCCTCACAGCCCTCGCGCCACTCAATCTCCCCTCATGTTCGCTCCTCAg gttccgGTGATTCCTCTCCAAAGACCAGACGAAATCCACATCCCTAACCCTTCCTGGATGATGCAATCGCCTTACGAAGAGGCTTCCAACGAGCAAGGCATCCCCACCATGATCACTTGGTGCCACGGTGGTAAAGAGATCTCTGTTGAGGGATCTTGGGATAATTGGAAGTCAAG AAGTCGGCTGCAGAGATCTGGAAAAGACTTCACAATAATGAAAGTGCTTCCCTCAGGTGTCTATGAGTACAGGTTCATCGTCGATGGACAGTGGATGCACGCCCCTGAGCTCCCTTTTGCTCGTGATGACGCTGGCAACACTTTCAAccttttggacctccag GACTATGTTCCTGAAGACATTCAAAGCATATCCGGGTTCGAGCCTCCGCAATCTCCAGAGGCTAGCTACAGCAGCTTGCTTCTGGGAGCTGAGGATTATTCCAAAGAGCCGCCTTTGGTTCCACCGCATTTGCAGATGACTCTGCTGAACTTGCCGCCGGCCAACCCTGACGTGCCGTCGCCGCTGCCGAGGCCTCAGCATGTGGTTCTCAATCATCTTTACatgcagaaggggaaaagcggtCCTTCTGTTGTTGCGCTTGGTTCCACTAACCGCTTTTTAGCAAAGTATGTAACTGTGGTGCTCTACAAGTCCCTCCAGAGGTGA